One part of the Tunicatimonas pelagia genome encodes these proteins:
- the dtd gene encoding D-aminoacyl-tRNA deacylase, with protein MIAVIQRVSEASVTIDGRISGKIDIGLLVLLGIEEADSQEDIDWLSRKIANLRIFSDESGVMNRSLVDVSGEMLVVSQFTLHASTKKGNRPSYIKAAKPDTAIPLYEKFIKATNDLLEKPVQTGEFGADMKVQLFNDGPVTIIIDTKDKK; from the coding sequence ATGATTGCCGTTATTCAAAGAGTAAGCGAAGCCTCAGTAACTATTGACGGACGTATAAGTGGGAAAATTGATATTGGACTGCTGGTGTTGCTAGGAATTGAGGAGGCGGACAGTCAAGAAGATATTGATTGGTTAAGCCGGAAGATTGCTAACCTGCGTATTTTTAGCGATGAATCGGGGGTAATGAATCGTAGTCTGGTGGATGTAAGCGGTGAAATGCTAGTTGTTAGTCAGTTTACTCTTCACGCCAGCACCAAAAAGGGTAACCGTCCCTCTTATATCAAAGCGGCTAAACCTGATACGGCCATTCCGCTGTACGAAAAGTTTATAAAGGCAACTAATGATCTGTTAGAAAAGCCCGTACAAACTGGCGAGTTTGGTGCCGACATGAAAGTGCAATTATTCAATGATGGTCCAGTTACCATAATCATTGACACGAAAGACAAAAAGTAG
- a CDS encoding cytochrome c class I produces the protein MNIFQSAIVVAGSLLFACSTPSPPEYSEQADLPKEEYPVALREGITIEKFASPQRGGIRINYDSVTKSILYNTKQGDVYQLSQDGKSEELIATAEGHGITSLQGFRLYGDLLFLVGNIPSNSDKGTKGKVVRGTRQPDGKYHFESVAVTEDYGRTATIYSHEFNGIAVDLDGKYIYVNSGARTDHGEIQDNDGEYPNAREVPLTACIFRLPADGKDILLKNDSSYLATNEYLFSDGVRNAFDLYVSQEGKLFGVSNSSDYDHPEEMNWFRAGRHYGYPWEMGGVLNPQQFPDWDPDPEKDPFINPMSFAHRGKQFRNDPGFPPKPANVEFVPAIQNHGPDANIYRDRETGLVMDADTTGVTVGTFTPHRSPLGLFFDRDSLLADPYQGDAFVLSWFDGVTQPLMRPFSSLGADLLHLELTYESDIDNYSVRSHRIVDRFQGPTDAVQVGEHIYVIENRGSIWKITMPSSSTLALN, from the coding sequence ATGAATATTTTTCAAAGTGCTATTGTGGTAGCTGGCTCACTACTCTTCGCCTGTAGTACCCCTTCGCCCCCCGAATATTCTGAGCAAGCTGACTTGCCAAAAGAAGAGTATCCGGTTGCGCTGCGCGAAGGAATAACCATTGAGAAATTTGCTTCTCCTCAGCGCGGAGGTATCCGAATCAACTACGATTCAGTTACCAAAAGTATTCTCTACAATACCAAGCAGGGCGATGTTTATCAGCTCAGCCAAGATGGAAAATCAGAAGAATTAATTGCTACGGCTGAAGGTCACGGGATCACTAGCTTGCAGGGCTTTCGCTTATATGGCGACTTACTATTTCTGGTAGGGAACATCCCGTCAAATAGTGACAAAGGGACTAAGGGCAAAGTTGTTCGGGGGACTCGGCAACCCGATGGCAAATATCATTTTGAATCAGTTGCTGTTACTGAAGACTACGGGCGCACGGCAACCATCTACAGCCATGAATTTAACGGTATTGCCGTTGATTTGGACGGAAAATACATCTACGTAAACAGCGGGGCCCGAACCGACCACGGCGAAATACAAGATAACGATGGGGAGTATCCAAATGCCCGGGAAGTACCGCTTACTGCTTGCATTTTTCGCTTACCGGCTGATGGTAAAGATATTTTGCTAAAAAATGATTCGTCGTACTTAGCAACAAACGAATACTTGTTTTCCGACGGAGTGCGTAATGCTTTTGATCTGTATGTTTCGCAAGAAGGCAAGCTGTTCGGAGTTTCCAATTCGTCGGACTACGATCATCCCGAAGAAATGAACTGGTTTCGGGCGGGGCGGCATTACGGTTATCCCTGGGAGATGGGTGGGGTTTTGAACCCTCAGCAGTTTCCTGACTGGGACCCTGATCCTGAGAAAGATCCATTTATTAATCCCATGTCCTTTGCTCACCGAGGGAAACAGTTTCGTAATGATCCCGGCTTTCCACCCAAACCTGCCAACGTAGAGTTCGTTCCCGCCATTCAGAATCACGGCCCTGATGCCAATATCTATCGCGACCGGGAAACCGGACTGGTTATGGATGCCGATACTACCGGAGTTACCGTTGGCACATTCACCCCCCACCGCTCACCTTTGGGCTTATTCTTTGATCGGGATAGCCTGTTGGCTGATCCGTATCAGGGCGATGCCTTCGTGCTAAGTTGGTTCGATGGTGTAACCCAACCGTTAATGAGACCTTTTTCATCGCTAGGCGCAGACCTGCTACATTTGGAGCTAACTTACGAATCAGATATTGACAACTATTCCGTCCGTAGCCATCGCATTGTTGACAGATTTCAGGGCCCAACTGATGCCGTTCAGGTAGGCGAACACATTTACGTAATTGAAAACCGAGGCAGTATCTGGAAAATCACGATGCCATCCAGCTCTACCCTCGCTCTGAACTAA
- a CDS encoding mechanosensitive ion channel family protein, which yields MNKLSAVSQQKAQLVKKENRKRISFLLKLLLVAGLIYTNIRYDYWISFFTANNPDLAVPVARVFRALLFILTSNLLISLARIILVAVYIRQRSERSRESNVVLAINRIATLLNITVIVVGGFLLFELEWNDFFSTFSLVAVATVLLTKDYISNTVNGLINMMSDQLALGDRVKIGAHEGTIKDITLSNVYLEDEEENHIIIPNNTVFAADVINYNQQKGELIEVPVELHPDAVGDITEWETQIKESLQPFHSHTNIAKVKVRLQGVSADKVQLAVQFRSKTSSPSRKKEMIHTILQQFITARTSSLKKD from the coding sequence ATGAATAAGCTATCTGCGGTTAGTCAACAAAAAGCCCAGCTAGTAAAGAAAGAAAATCGTAAGCGAATTAGCTTCTTGCTGAAGCTGCTGCTGGTTGCCGGACTTATCTACACCAATATTCGCTACGATTATTGGATCAGTTTTTTTACGGCGAATAATCCAGATTTGGCCGTCCCTGTAGCCCGGGTCTTCCGAGCCTTACTGTTTATTCTGACTTCTAACTTGCTGATCTCCCTGGCTCGAATCATTCTGGTGGCAGTTTACATCCGTCAGAGAAGTGAGCGTTCTCGCGAGAGTAACGTTGTACTAGCCATTAACCGGATCGCTACCTTGCTCAATATTACTGTAATTGTGGTCGGTGGATTTTTATTGTTTGAGTTAGAGTGGAATGACTTTTTTAGTACGTTTAGTCTAGTAGCCGTGGCTACGGTGTTGTTGACCAAGGACTACATTTCTAACACCGTAAATGGATTAATCAACATGATGTCGGACCAATTAGCACTGGGCGACCGGGTGAAAATTGGTGCCCACGAAGGAACGATTAAAGACATTACATTGAGCAATGTGTATTTGGAAGATGAAGAAGAAAACCACATCATCATTCCAAACAATACGGTATTTGCAGCCGATGTAATTAACTACAATCAGCAGAAGGGTGAGCTGATAGAAGTTCCGGTTGAACTTCATCCGGATGCGGTAGGAGATATTACTGAGTGGGAAACCCAAATAAAAGAAAGCCTTCAACCTTTTCATTCGCATACGAACATCGCTAAAGTGAAAGTTCGTTTGCAGGGCGTAAGTGCTGACAAGGTACAACTAGCTGTTCAGTTTCGTAGCAAAACAAGCAGTCCCAGCCGAAAAAAGGAGATGATTCATACCATATTGCAGCAATTTATTACGGCTAGGACTTCATCTTTAAAGAAAGACTGA
- a CDS encoding nucleotide pyrophosphohydrolase → MKDITLAEVQQQVDEWINTTGVRYFSELTNMAILTEEVGEVARLMSRKYGEQSFKKSDEGKELADELADVLWVLTCIANQTGVNLTEVFQKNMAKKTQRDSDRHQQNEKLR, encoded by the coding sequence ATGAAAGACATAACTCTAGCCGAAGTGCAGCAACAAGTAGATGAGTGGATTAACACCACTGGAGTACGTTACTTCAGTGAATTGACCAACATGGCTATTCTCACCGAAGAAGTAGGCGAAGTCGCCCGCTTGATGTCCCGAAAATACGGCGAACAATCGTTTAAAAAATCAGACGAAGGAAAAGAACTGGCCGATGAATTAGCTGATGTACTGTGGGTACTAACCTGCATTGCCAACCAAACCGGAGTAAACCTCACCGAAGTCTTCCAGAAAAATATGGCGAAGAAAACCCAGCGCGATAGTGACCGCCACCAGCAGAATGAGAAGTTGCGTTAG
- the typA gene encoding translational GTPase TypA, producing the protein MQSIRNVAIIAHVDHGKTTLVDKIIYASKIFRENQEAGELILDSNDLERERGITITSKNVSVRYQDVKINIIDTPGHADFGGEVERVLKMADGVLLLVDAFEGPMPQTRFVLSKALSLGLKPIVVVNKVDKPNCRPDEVHEQVFDLMFNLDATEEQLDFPTLYGSGKAGWMSTDWQKPTDNITPLLDAILEHIPEAPQREGVPQMQITSLDFSSFVGRIAIGRVYQGKLEEGATMGLSKRDDSIKKVKIKELQVFEGLGKAKVSEVQSGDICAVVGLEDFEIGDTLTSFEEPEPLPRIAIDEPTMSMLFTINNSPFFGKEGKFVTSRHLRDRLFKETEKNLALRIEETDSEDRFLVYGRGILHLAVLIETMRREGYEFQVGQPQVLFKEVDGVRHEPIETMVVDVPDTVSGKVIELATQRKGELLIMEPKGDMQHLEFGIPARGLIGLRNQMLTATAGEAVMTHRFKAYEPYKGPVPGRINGSLISMDMGVGTPYSIDKLQDRGVFFVDPGEEIYMGQVIGEHTRGNDLVINILKGKKLTNMRASGSDDNSKIAPKKEFSLEEALEYIQKDEYVEVTPKSIRMRKIYLDETERKRMNAKIEAQ; encoded by the coding sequence ATGCAGAGCATACGCAATGTGGCAATTATCGCCCACGTAGACCACGGGAAAACTACCCTGGTAGATAAAATTATTTACGCCTCTAAAATTTTCCGGGAGAATCAAGAAGCGGGTGAGCTAATTCTGGATAGTAACGATCTAGAGCGGGAACGCGGAATTACTATCACGTCGAAGAACGTGTCGGTACGTTACCAAGATGTAAAGATCAATATTATTGATACTCCCGGTCATGCCGACTTTGGTGGTGAGGTAGAACGAGTGTTGAAAATGGCGGATGGCGTATTACTGCTAGTTGATGCTTTTGAAGGGCCAATGCCCCAAACTCGTTTCGTACTAAGCAAAGCATTATCCCTCGGATTAAAGCCGATTGTGGTTGTCAATAAAGTGGATAAGCCTAACTGCCGCCCTGACGAAGTACACGAGCAGGTGTTTGACCTAATGTTTAACCTGGATGCTACCGAAGAGCAACTGGATTTTCCCACACTCTACGGTTCGGGCAAAGCGGGTTGGATGTCTACCGACTGGCAGAAACCCACCGATAATATCACTCCACTGCTGGATGCTATTCTGGAGCATATTCCCGAAGCACCCCAGCGGGAAGGTGTTCCTCAAATGCAAATCACTTCCTTGGATTTTTCTTCCTTTGTTGGTCGGATTGCCATTGGACGGGTGTATCAGGGTAAGTTAGAGGAAGGTGCTACAATGGGACTCTCTAAACGCGATGATAGCATTAAGAAGGTAAAGATTAAAGAACTTCAGGTGTTTGAAGGTTTAGGAAAAGCCAAAGTAAGCGAAGTACAGAGTGGCGATATTTGCGCTGTAGTTGGTCTGGAAGACTTCGAGATTGGCGATACCCTCACCAGCTTTGAAGAGCCGGAACCACTGCCCCGCATTGCCATTGATGAGCCCACCATGAGTATGCTCTTCACGATTAATAATTCCCCTTTCTTCGGAAAAGAAGGTAAGTTTGTGACCTCTCGTCACCTGCGGGATCGCCTATTCAAAGAAACGGAGAAGAACTTAGCCTTACGAATTGAAGAAACTGACTCGGAAGATCGTTTCTTAGTGTACGGGCGGGGAATTTTGCACTTGGCGGTGCTGATTGAGACCATGCGTCGCGAGGGCTACGAGTTTCAGGTAGGGCAGCCCCAAGTGCTGTTTAAGGAAGTAGATGGAGTACGCCACGAGCCAATTGAAACAATGGTAGTGGATGTACCTGACACCGTATCTGGTAAAGTGATTGAACTGGCTACTCAGCGTAAGGGTGAGTTGCTAATTATGGAGCCCAAGGGTGATATGCAGCACCTAGAGTTTGGTATTCCGGCTAGGGGTTTGATCGGTCTGCGGAACCAGATGCTGACGGCTACTGCTGGGGAAGCGGTGATGACCCACCGATTTAAAGCTTACGAACCTTACAAAGGCCCGGTACCCGGACGAATTAATGGTTCACTCATCTCAATGGATATGGGAGTAGGGACGCCGTACTCAATTGACAAATTGCAAGACCGAGGAGTATTTTTCGTTGATCCCGGTGAAGAAATTTACATGGGGCAGGTAATTGGTGAACACACCCGAGGTAATGATTTGGTGATCAATATTCTGAAAGGAAAAAAGTTGACCAACATGCGAGCCTCTGGTTCAGATGATAACAGCAAAATTGCTCCCAAGAAGGAATTCTCACTAGAAGAAGCCCTAGAATATATTCAAAAGGATGAGTACGTAGAAGTTACACCTAAGTCCATCCGAATGCGGAAGATTTATCTGGATGAAACCGAGCGCAAACGCATGAATGCTAAGATAGAGGCACAATAA
- a CDS encoding oxidoreductase — MSQKHALIAGATGLIGNELLQLLIRGRHYQKISILSRRKVETSSKRVTTIITDYSKLSDDDIPDTVTDVFCCLGTTMKKAGSKEAFREVDYDYPLKIAEITRQKGAQQYLLVSAMGADAKSAIFYNQVKGETEQAIIKLKFSAFHVFRPSLLMGERDEQRTGEKVAQIVMGSISPLMIGALGKYRPIEGKDVASAMYRMAKKELEGRYIFESDKIQVLADYEASES, encoded by the coding sequence ATGAGCCAAAAACACGCACTTATCGCCGGGGCCACCGGCCTAATTGGCAATGAATTACTCCAACTACTAATTCGCGGACGGCATTACCAGAAAATTTCGATACTGAGTCGTCGTAAAGTTGAAACTTCTAGCAAGCGGGTAACGACGATAATTACCGATTACAGTAAACTGTCGGATGATGATATACCAGATACAGTAACTGACGTATTCTGTTGCCTGGGTACCACTATGAAAAAGGCCGGATCGAAAGAAGCCTTCCGGGAGGTAGATTATGATTATCCGCTGAAAATAGCTGAAATTACTCGCCAAAAGGGAGCGCAGCAGTACCTGTTAGTATCGGCTATGGGAGCGGATGCTAAATCGGCGATTTTTTATAATCAGGTAAAAGGAGAAACTGAGCAGGCAATCATCAAACTGAAATTTTCTGCCTTTCACGTGTTTCGCCCATCACTGCTAATGGGTGAGCGCGACGAGCAGCGAACCGGAGAAAAAGTAGCTCAGATTGTGATGGGTAGCATCTCACCCCTGATGATCGGAGCGTTAGGAAAATACCGACCTATTGAAGGAAAAGACGTAGCCAGTGCTATGTACCGTATGGCCAAGAAGGAGCTGGAGGGACGCTATATTTTTGAATCTGACAAAATTCAAGTATTGGCTGATTACGAAGCCAGCGAATCATGA
- a CDS encoding isoaspartyl peptidase/L-asparaginase family protein → MSASAQQSKVAIAIHGGAGTILRENMTKEREAEYRAKLDEALKAGYEILEAGGTSLDAVVAAIQIMEESPLFNAGKGAVFTNDGKNELDAAIMDGKTRNAGTVAGISTVKSPVAAARLVMENSPHVMMIGAGAEQFAREQGLETVDPSYFYTDRRFEQLEKIRNTENSQLDHDGDEKSEDKKQGYLDKHFPDRKFGTVGAVALDQDGNIAAATSTGGMTNKRYGRVGDVPIIGAGTYADNATAAISATGHGEYFIRSVVAHDIAAIIKYQNKSVQEAANTVVKDKLVEMGGGGGVIAIDGKGNIAMPFNTKGMYRGSIDTEGKVYIGIYEDEQP, encoded by the coding sequence ATGTCCGCATCTGCCCAACAGTCTAAAGTCGCCATTGCTATTCACGGCGGGGCGGGAACCATTCTGCGGGAAAATATGACTAAAGAACGAGAGGCTGAATATCGGGCTAAACTGGATGAAGCCCTTAAAGCGGGATACGAAATACTGGAAGCCGGAGGTACCAGTCTGGATGCTGTAGTCGCTGCTATTCAAATTATGGAGGAATCGCCACTATTTAATGCCGGAAAAGGTGCTGTGTTCACTAACGATGGCAAGAATGAGTTAGATGCGGCTATTATGGATGGTAAAACCCGTAACGCGGGAACGGTAGCCGGAATTTCTACCGTGAAAAGCCCAGTAGCCGCCGCCCGACTGGTGATGGAAAACTCTCCCCACGTGATGATGATTGGTGCTGGTGCCGAGCAGTTTGCCCGAGAACAGGGTTTAGAAACCGTTGATCCTTCCTACTTCTACACCGACCGTCGCTTCGAGCAGTTGGAAAAGATTCGCAATACTGAAAACTCTCAGTTAGACCACGATGGCGACGAGAAATCTGAAGATAAAAAGCAAGGATATTTAGATAAGCACTTTCCCGATCGCAAATTCGGAACGGTAGGGGCGGTTGCTTTGGATCAGGACGGAAACATTGCCGCGGCTACTTCTACCGGAGGTATGACGAATAAGCGCTACGGCCGAGTGGGTGATGTTCCGATTATTGGTGCGGGAACTTACGCCGATAATGCTACGGCGGCTATTTCCGCGACTGGGCACGGTGAGTACTTTATCCGCTCGGTAGTCGCTCACGATATTGCGGCCATTATAAAGTACCAGAATAAATCAGTACAAGAAGCAGCCAATACCGTAGTGAAAGACAAATTGGTAGAAATGGGCGGTGGCGGTGGCGTGATCGCCATTGACGGTAAGGGAAACATCGCTATGCCATTCAACACCAAAGGCATGTACCGCGGCTCCATTGATACCGAAGGCAAAGTATACATCGGCATTTACGAAGATGAGCAGCCTTAA
- a CDS encoding SGNH/GDSL hydrolase family protein, with protein sequence MKEIMINPATSDQEVKQWADSVYQTIPSVIFSPPEDRFQYLDKTITALRNGEKVRVVMLGNSIINDTGNSAWEALVEDMYPGADLEVITSVRGGTGCTYYQHENRIDTFVVQYQPDLLIIGGISHLSDTAAIHSVIRQVRERMEPDPEIMVMSGPVGRDDDPRTNPEFTLEPSPDDFRTQLAEMSEDAQVEYFDMKSAWGNYLSQTHASYDYFLRDPVHANVRGRQVLARLLEAYFESDRNNL encoded by the coding sequence TTGAAAGAGATCATGATTAATCCGGCAACAAGCGACCAAGAGGTAAAACAGTGGGCCGATAGCGTTTACCAAACTATTCCTTCCGTCATCTTCTCACCGCCCGAAGACCGATTTCAATATCTGGATAAAACGATAACTGCTCTCAGAAATGGTGAAAAAGTACGAGTAGTTATGCTGGGAAACTCGATTATTAACGATACCGGAAACTCCGCCTGGGAAGCATTGGTAGAGGACATGTACCCGGGAGCTGATCTGGAAGTAATTACTTCAGTGCGCGGTGGCACCGGATGCACCTACTACCAGCACGAAAATCGAATTGATACTTTTGTAGTACAGTACCAGCCTGATTTACTCATTATCGGCGGTATTTCTCACCTGAGCGATACCGCCGCAATCCACAGCGTGATTAGGCAAGTACGCGAGCGCATGGAACCTGATCCGGAAATTATGGTAATGAGTGGCCCGGTAGGTCGCGATGATGATCCACGTACCAACCCTGAGTTTACGCTAGAACCATCACCAGATGATTTCAGAACTCAATTAGCAGAAATGTCAGAAGATGCTCAAGTAGAATACTTTGATATGAAATCAGCCTGGGGCAATTATTTATCTCAAACCCACGCATCCTACGACTATTTTCTCCGCGACCCGGTACACGCTAATGTTCGCGGTAGGCAAGTGCTTGCCCGGTTATTGGAGGCTTACTTTGAATCGGATAGAAATAATCTGTAG
- a CDS encoding AsmA family protein — protein sequence MKKLFIVLGGFFLLLLAAVFILPIIFKDDIRKIVDQAIAENVNAEVYYAPEQFKLSLIKNFPNATVSLGDFGVVNRAPFAGDTLLAVDEFNISVDIMSIVFGGQPRISGIVLNQPNIHVQVLENGVANYDIAIASEDTTVVEEDTSSKEVSFTVDHWEINEANVVYEDLTMPMYMAIEGMNHEGSGDFTLDVFDLETLTEVKSLTVNYDGVEYLSNKKLMADMTLNMNLPEGRYTFKENSVAVNDFTLGFDGFVAMPGDDIDMDITFAAQDNTFKSLLSLVPGVYMEGFEQVKTEGELDFNGFVKGIFNEESMPTFQVKLLTQDAMFQYPDLPTAVTDIDVDLLIDNADGNLDNTVVNLKSFHADLGSNPLDARFLLKGLASYTIDTEVSAKLNLSELNQMFPIDSLEMRGIYNVNLVANGTYDSVSNQIPQIDMAMSMQDGYIKQAEYPPLENISFTSTVKNESGQLAQTDVQVNDFDMTLAGEPFQANLFLTNLDDYTWDLTANGTVDLTKVTQLYPMDGMNLAGIITANVQSKGKLSDVEAERYAQLKTSGSATIKNFNYTAKDFPQGFTIANAEATFNPERVTLASFEGAAGRSDMRMNGYLANYLGYALTEGEVLRGQLDFKSGKLDLNEWMTDEEVEVSEDTTEVAMEVVEVPKNLDLVLNSSVAEVLYDNMTLQSLDGKITVRDGVVRMNNLNFNSLGGQFAMNGSYNTQDIARPSFDFDLNIQNVAISRAYTTFNTIQTLAPVAEKMDGDFSTRFKIGGLLGSDMSPLMNTLDGKGIIQIADAAVKDSKLIGAITTITKLSNTDNVSLKDVDIRAEVRSGRVYVEPFDVNIGNFKTVIAGSNGIDGSIDYLMKMNVPAGTVGTAVNSAIAKFAGSDETISSNIILNLKVTGNYEDPKVRLAGTEAGGGGKSSVQAAAKAKVEEQAQELKEEIAQQKKEAEDEVRRKAEQAKKEAEEARRRAEQKAKEEAERAKQKAEEEAKKATEEVKEEAKKKLKKLFPPR from the coding sequence ATGAAGAAGCTATTTATTGTATTAGGGGGATTTTTTCTATTGCTGCTGGCAGCAGTATTTATTCTACCCATCATATTTAAAGATGATATTCGCAAGATCGTAGATCAGGCTATTGCCGAAAATGTGAATGCCGAAGTATACTACGCTCCCGAGCAGTTCAAACTTTCTTTAATCAAGAATTTTCCCAATGCTACCGTTTCTCTAGGCGACTTTGGGGTAGTGAACCGAGCGCCTTTTGCCGGAGACACTCTACTGGCGGTAGATGAGTTTAATATCTCCGTTGATATTATGAGCATTGTCTTTGGCGGTCAGCCTCGCATCAGTGGTATTGTTTTAAACCAGCCAAACATTCACGTGCAGGTGCTGGAAAACGGCGTAGCGAACTACGACATTGCCATCGCCTCCGAAGACACAACAGTAGTAGAAGAAGATACCTCTTCGAAGGAAGTGTCGTTTACGGTAGATCACTGGGAGATTAATGAGGCCAATGTGGTGTATGAAGACCTTACGATGCCAATGTATATGGCTATTGAAGGGATGAATCACGAAGGGAGCGGGGATTTCACCCTGGATGTGTTTGATCTGGAAACGCTCACCGAAGTGAAAAGTCTCACGGTGAATTACGACGGGGTAGAGTACCTAAGTAACAAAAAACTAATGGCAGACATGACTCTAAACATGAATCTGCCGGAGGGAAGATACACGTTTAAAGAAAACTCCGTAGCCGTCAATGACTTCACCCTGGGTTTTGATGGTTTTGTAGCGATGCCCGGCGACGATATTGATATGGACATTACCTTCGCTGCCCAGGATAATACGTTCAAAAGCTTACTTTCGCTCGTGCCCGGCGTGTATATGGAAGGCTTTGAGCAGGTGAAAACCGAAGGGGAACTAGACTTTAACGGTTTTGTAAAGGGTATTTTCAACGAGGAATCTATGCCGACCTTTCAGGTGAAACTACTCACCCAAGACGCCATGTTTCAGTACCCTGATCTGCCTACAGCGGTTACCGATATTGATGTAGATCTGCTGATTGATAATGCCGATGGAAACCTCGATAACACGGTAGTTAATCTTAAATCATTCCACGCCGACCTGGGAAGTAATCCGCTAGATGCTCGCTTCTTACTGAAAGGGTTAGCCAGCTATACCATTGATACCGAGGTATCAGCTAAGCTCAACTTAAGTGAACTGAACCAGATGTTCCCGATAGATAGCTTGGAGATGCGTGGTATCTACAACGTTAACTTGGTAGCTAACGGTACTTACGATAGCGTGAGTAACCAGATTCCCCAGATTGATATGGCTATGAGTATGCAAGATGGCTACATCAAACAGGCGGAGTATCCACCCCTAGAAAATATCAGCTTCACCTCTACTGTAAAAAACGAAAGTGGCCAGTTAGCTCAAACCGACGTTCAGGTCAACGATTTTGACATGACCTTAGCGGGAGAGCCTTTCCAAGCCAATTTATTTCTCACCAACTTAGATGATTACACCTGGGACTTAACTGCCAATGGTACGGTAGATTTAACTAAAGTTACCCAATTGTACCCGATGGATGGGATGAACTTAGCCGGAATTATCACTGCCAATGTTCAATCAAAAGGAAAATTATCTGACGTGGAAGCCGAACGTTACGCCCAGTTGAAAACCAGCGGCTCGGCCACCATTAAAAATTTTAACTATACTGCCAAGGATTTTCCTCAAGGCTTTACTATTGCCAATGCTGAGGCTACGTTCAATCCCGAGCGGGTTACGCTAGCGAGCTTTGAAGGTGCGGCGGGCCGAAGCGATATGCGGATGAACGGCTACTTGGCAAACTATTTAGGCTACGCGCTTACCGAAGGTGAAGTGCTACGGGGTCAGCTAGATTTTAAATCAGGCAAACTAGATTTAAACGAATGGATGACTGACGAGGAAGTGGAGGTATCCGAAGACACTACCGAAGTTGCAATGGAAGTGGTAGAAGTACCTAAAAATCTGGACTTAGTGCTTAATTCTAGTGTGGCGGAGGTGCTGTACGACAATATGACTTTACAAAGCCTTGACGGAAAAATCACCGTTCGCGATGGTGTAGTCCGCATGAATAATCTGAACTTTAATTCGCTCGGCGGGCAGTTTGCCATGAATGGCTCCTACAACACCCAAGACATAGCACGTCCTTCATTTGATTTTGATCTGAACATCCAGAACGTAGCCATTAGCCGGGCTTACACTACTTTCAATACAATCCAGACGTTGGCTCCGGTAGCCGAAAAAATGGACGGTGATTTCTCTACCCGGTTTAAAATTGGTGGCTTGCTAGGTTCAGATATGTCGCCCCTGATGAATACACTGGATGGTAAAGGAATTATCCAGATAGCCGATGCTGCCGTTAAAGATTCTAAGTTGATAGGGGCGATTACTACCATTACCAAGCTTAGTAATACCGACAATGTATCGCTGAAGGATGTAGACATTCGAGCCGAGGTGCGTAGTGGCCGAGTGTACGTTGAGCCATTTGATGTGAACATTGGTAATTTTAAAACCGTGATTGCCGGAAGCAACGGCATTGACGGTAGCATTGATTACTTAATGAAGATGAACGTTCCTGCCGGAACAGTCGGCACAGCGGTAAATAGTGCTATTGCCAAATTCGCTGGTAGCGACGAAACTATTTCCTCCAACATCATCCTCAACCTAAAAGTTACCGGAAATTACGAAGATCCCAAGGTACGTCTAGCCGGAACCGAAGCCGGAGGTGGCGGAAAATCTAGCGTTCAGGCCGCCGCCAAAGCCAAAGTAGAGGAACAGGCTCAGGAATTGAAAGAAGAAATAGCCCAACAGAAGAAGGAAGCGGAGGACGAAGTGCGTCGTAAAGCTGAGCAAGCTAAAAAAGAAGCAGAAGAGGCTCGCCGTCGAGCCGAACAGAAAGCCAAGGAAGAAGCCGAACGTGCCAAACAAAAAGCGGAAGAGGAGGCGAAAAAAGCAACCGAGGAAGTGAAAGAAGAAGCTAAGAAGAAGCTAAAAAAACTTTTCCCGCCTCGTTAG